ATTCCCTCTGGGTTCGGTAACGTTACGGGTGAcagtaggagattacccccaacacatcaccaggaacgtgacattcttggtggtcgattgctcgtccgcctacaatgctatccttggacgacctacgctcaactcgtggaaggcggcAACATCAACTTACGCCCTAATGATCAGGTTCCCAACGGAGTatggggtaggagagctacgcggaagccaagttgccgcacgagaatgctacgtcgctatgatggagatgcaagaccaaatccaggccttgaacatagaagagcaccgaacggtggcggaaccaacagagaagctggaggagataactcttgacagttccaatccggacagaacaaccaagatcggaacgcttgccaaacccgcaatccgtcaagagctcgtagcttttctgaggagcaataaggatgtgttcgcctggagccatgacgatatgccgggaatcgatccctccgtcatggtacacaaattgaatgtattaccctcatttccacccgtccgacaaaagaagagagtgttcgcaacggaacgagaccaagcaatagcggaggaagtccgcaaactccaagaggcaagctttatcagggaagtctactatcccgattggctggcgaatgtggtaatggtaaAGAAAGCGAGCGGTAAGTGGCgtatgtgcgtggatttcacggatcttaacaaagcgtgccctaaagatagctatccccttccaagagtcgacgtcctagtagactcgacggctcaacaccaattattaagcttcatggacgctttctcgggttataaTCAGATCCGCATGCTCGAggccgatcaggaaaagacttcgttcgtaaccagccaaggactattctgctacaaagtaatgccattcggcctgaagaatgcgggggcaacataccaaaggctaatgaacaagatgttcgcgaagcagatcgggaggaatgttcaagtctatgtcgacgacatgctggtgaagagccagaaggaggaagaccacctcGAAGATCTTAAGGAGACGTTCGGTACGCTacgatcctacaacatgaaacttaATCCGGGAAAAtgcgcattcggcgtaacggcaggcaaattcctaggcttcatggtatcccagagagggattgaggctaacccggacaaaatccgagccatacTAGAAATGGCACCCcccgcgaaatgtgaaggagatacaaagccttaacggcaaggTAGCGGCgttaaatagattcgtgtcgagagccacggacaagtgccTGCCCTTTTTccgcacattaaagaaatcattcgagtggacggacgagtgtcagcgagcgttcgaggaactaaaggcatacctatcctcaccacccctattgagtccctcgcaacctggcgaagaacttttcctctacttggctgtctcctctgtcgccgtcagcgctgctttgattagagaagaagatAATGCACAGAAACCTGTATACTACACCAGCCGGGCGCTCCGCggcgccgaagaaagataccaacctatggagaaactcgctttcGCATTGATAACGGCTGCTCGCAAGCTCAAACAttactttcaagcccacaccgtgaacgtaatgaccgacaagcccttgcgaagggcactgagtaatcctgaagccgcaggtcgactgacactgtgggcaatagaattgagtgagtttgatatcaagtaccgtccgcgtgtggccattaaaggacaagccgtagccgacttcatagcggagtttacgcgtgacgaggacaagggggcagaagaaccACTCAAGTGGAGCATCTTCACCGACGGGTCATCCAATTggcgaattggaggggccggcatagtgTTGCTGTCGCCCGAAGGGgacaagatcgaatgtatggtccgtctcgacttccccattaccaacaacgaagcagaatacgaagcggtggcggcaggactcgacctagccaaagccgccggaGCTGAAAGTGTGACCGTCCAttgcgactctcaggtcgtgaccaatcaagtaaacggagactacgaatgcaagggggaaaggttgaagagatatcttgatcaagtgagAACGAGAGTCAACGGACTAAAAGCGACGGTCGTCCAAATCCCcaggggagaaaatgagctcgccgaccggctagccaaagccgcctcagcagaacatgtgatgacaccgggtaatgtactttccttcgttcaactctttccactaatagaccccgacaatatgcaggagatatgctccgaaagaaactggacCACCCAGATAGCTTCATACCtgaaggacgggttactgccaCAAGAGAAGGAGGCAGCGAGGAAGCTGAAAGTCCAAGCGGCGAGAttcgtcctgataaaagacgttctttacaagagaggattctcccgcccttatctaagatgcctcggggttgaagaggcagactacgtaatgagggaagtGCACGAAGGGATATGCGGGAATCACTCTGGGTCGcggtcgttggtgcacaaactggtacgagctgggtattactggccaaccatgcagaaggatgccgagtcgTACGTTAAgagctgcgacaaatgccagaggttcagcaatgtTATCGGACAGCCAGCTGAGGAACTGACCCCTAtgacggctccatggccgttcgcacaatggggactggatATCATGGGACCCTTCCCAACTGCGGTAAGGCAGCTcaagttcttggtagtgggtattgactacttcacaaaatgggtagaagcggaagccttggccaccattacagaaaagaacgttagaagttttgtttggcggtccatcgtatgcaggtttggtattcctagagtccttgtctcggataacgggaggcagttcgacaacagCCACTTCCGGGATTTTTGCACACAGCtgggaataaaaaaccactactcatcacccgcccatcctcaggccaatggccaggttgaagtcacgaaccgatccctgctaaagattatcaagactcggctcgagggggcaaagggaatatggcccgaagaattaccGAGCATACTGTGGGCGtacaggacaacggcgaggactCCGACAGGTGAGACGCCATTTCGACTGACATACGGGAATGAGGCGGTCATCCCCGCAGAAGTTggcctcacaagttacagggttcacaaccatgacgaaggcaggaacgacgaatcaatgaggctacagctggacctgatagatgaggtaaggtcggcagcggagcaaaggatcgcaagataccaggaacgcatggccagacattacaactcccgggtccgacacagagacttccaagtaggagacctcGTACTCAGGAGGGTCATGGGTGcagctagagaccctacacagggaaagctcggccccaactgggaaggaccttaccgagtcacggcatggaaaaggaaaggaacataccacTTGGAGACTACGGAGGGGgagaagctaccgcatccatggaatgcggagcatttgaggaaatactaccagtgatagtaacacggcgaacggcaaccaattttccatttggctttttattaactatttataagttttttctttaacatgtgtttctcttgctacaatcctgtcgtgccttttttaagcccaagggggcaggcacttttcctttacgcaATTAGATACCATTAtaatcttcttctactttgatgtCACTACAATTGTCCCCGAACTTAACGAATGCTAGTTTAAAGTCCAAAAattggacggatcaccaaaacggtgagagtaatacaagtccaaaagtggacggatcaccaaaacggtgagaattctacatatccacaaagtggacggatcaccaaaacggtgagagtaatacaagtccaaaagtggacggatcaccaaaacggtgagaattctacatgtccacaaagtggacggatcaccaaaacggtgagaacaGTACAAGtccaaaagtggacggatcacccaaaacggtgagaaaTTCTAAaagtccataaattggacggatcacccaaaacggtgagtaaATTCTACAAGTCcgtaaagtggacggtatatgCGCCATAATGTGGACGGGTAACCAAAACGGCGAATAAAATtatccataaagtggacggatcaccaaaacggtgagtagtTATACAAGTCCACAAATTGGACGGTGTTGAGTCCACagagtggacggatcacctaaagcGGTGAATAATTCCacgtccataaagtggacggaccaccaaaacggtgagtagtTACACAATTCCACAAATTGGACGGTGAACCcctcaaagtggacggatcacccaaaacgttgaataattctacatgtccataaagtggacggatcaccaagacGGTGATaattatacaagtccataaTTTAGACGGTATCAGTCTCAAAGCGAACGGATCACCGTAATTAAAATTAGAGATATTTACGCACctaaaacggtgaataattctacatgtccgaAAAGCGGACGGACCAACAAAACGTTTAGTAATACTACGTGTTTGTAAAATGGACGGCATAGCAAAAACGGTGAATAAATTACGAACATACACAAAGCAGACGGCTCTAAAACGCCCACAAGGTGGACGGACAACATGACGATATAAGTTAGCTTCAATAGTTTAGCTTataagtggacggatcaacataaaaattaaaattcaaaataaaaatagacgGAGAAAATCCTTAACGGATACAGATCACGAAAAGACAATTAATGAAAAGCATTGTTCAGTACAAATGAAACTTCAACGAAACCGTCTACAAGTTATTAACAATACATAAAAAGGGAGACGGATCCTCATCAACAATTATATGGTTCACTCTGCTTTATTGGGGTCGACAACAGCGACCTCATTCGGCATAGCGGACTCTCCGTCACCCTGAGCTGCCTCTTCTCCAAAGAGATCCTCCGTATTTTCGGAGGCGGCGGGTAGAGCAGACGTCTGACCTTGATCAGTTAGTGTTATCATGGACAAGTCCAGATCTGGGTAGGCCTTCTTCACCTGACGGAGCGAATCGtcgaagccttgaaggaacgatcctGCCAGCTCCTTCAACAAAGACTCGGAGTTGCGATATTCGCTGACGGCGTCATCCCTTGCATGACGGAGTTTTTTCTTCAGATCCTTCACCTCGTCTGCTCTAAccttcaaggccttcccagcCTCCTCCGTCCTCTGTTCAAGTTCTTCTCTCGTCTTCTCAGAGAGTTCAAACTTCTGCTCCATCGTGGCCTTCCACTTGTGCAGCTGGCCAAGCTCCTCTTCCGTCTGCCCAAGTTTTGACCGTACCCGTTCcagagccgcttcacggttgaggcagcggtccatcaagcccttcatcataaccaaggactgaaatagacaaaattagaagtgtcaaaaatgaaactAGGGAGTGGACGGACATAAACTGAAGGATAAGGAAAGTTACCTGTCCGACGGCAAATAACCCCGTCTCCCCCATCACCTCCGTCGAGTGATTCCCAAGATCCTCATAGTCCTCTGCAGAAAGTATGGACGTAAGTTTCTCCAAAGCGAACTTCGAGTCCTCACGGAGAAGGGGAGGGGGCTTCTCCTCGCTGACGGGTGGAGCATGCATTAGGCCCTTACCGGCCCCTTGTTTAACTTGGGTGACGGCCTTAGGgccctcagccatcaagcccacCACGGGCTCCATTGACACCTTTGGCTGCTTGAGTGGACGGTCGGACTTGGGTGGCTGCTTCCTCTTACCCGATGACCCCGGCACACTGGGAACAACGATctcacccgtcttcttttgctcgacggctagagattttatcattgcccttctcttggcgtcgtccatttctgcaatacaggacggatgatgatattttctcaaaaataaaatttaaatttcaagggTAAAAGTAGACGGActcacgtttgtgtattctttcgtcgtatGCAATGGCCTCACGGGTGggttctggaccgtcacaataccagtgtaTTGTCTTTGGATTCACTAACTTAGCCCAGGTCCTTTCCTCCGGCctagtttttctgcaaatctctTCAAGGAAACTAAATTCCTCGAGGCTAATCTGCGGACGCTGTCTACCTGCAAAGACAGACGGTCAAAATACGCACATAAAAGTGTACGGATATGTAAAAAAGGACAAGTAAGACGGGTGTATACGTATTTGGTTTATTATTCCCCAAGTTGTATCGACGGGCATGTACTCCGTCTCtcctggacggttcatccatctgtcaccctccaggaagaagtagcgactcttccagtctctatttgagtctggggtctcaaagatAATCTTCAACAGGGGACTTCGACTAGCAAAACGGTACAACCCCCTTGATCTGTCAATCTCATCTGGacggtaacagtgaagaaattcacggacCGTCAATCTCCTTTCTCCGTCTGACCATGCACCATAAagaatctccattgctatgaagaccctccaggcgttcGGAGAGATCTGGGTGACGGACAGTCCCAGGTAATGTAAGAGTTCTCTATGGagtgtagagagcgggaaccgaagtcTAGCCTTCAACACCTGCTCGTACACTCCAACGCCCTCTACCCCGTCATAATAACATTTCTCCGACACGTAGGGGAGACGGATTGGAATGTAATCTGGTATCTGAAAATTGGTTCTAAAGGTACTGAAGTGTCTCTCCCGGATGACGGACGTGAACctatgcactgtccactctggtaacatgatgaactgccttagtccatcagcaccCACAACGGACTCCGGTGCTTTATTCCCGTCGTCAGCAGGACCCCCTATTCCAATtatctccacatcctcacttgttgaggacgaagaggatgcagacggactcctatcttcgcctggactatcttggtctttatgaccggacgggtatacacTCTCGTATTCCGTCACGTCACGAACCACCgattggttacttgacgcactagacatttcctacaattaatgATGAAACCTAAGACTTGACGGGTTTAAAAAC
This genomic stretch from Quercus lobata isolate SW786 chromosome 3, ValleyOak3.0 Primary Assembly, whole genome shotgun sequence harbors:
- the LOC115979788 gene encoding uncharacterized protein LOC115979788, with translation MDDAKRRAMIKSLAVEQKKTGEIVVPSVPGSSGKRKQPPKSDRPLKQPKVSMEPVVGLMAEGPKAVTQVKQGAGKGLMHAPPVSEEKPPPLLREDSKFALEKLTSILSAEDYEDLGNHSTEVMGETGLFAVGQSLVMMKGLMDRCLNREAALERVRSKLGQTEEELGQLHKWKATMEQKFELSEKTREELEQRTEEAGKALKVRADEVKDLKKKLRHARDDAVSEYRNSESLLKELAGSFLQGFDDSLRQVKKAYPDLDLSMITLTDQGQTSALPAASENTEDLFGEEAAQGDGESAMPNEVAVVDPNKAE